Proteins from a genomic interval of Trifolium pratense cultivar HEN17-A07 linkage group LG6, ARS_RC_1.1, whole genome shotgun sequence:
- the LOC123890713 gene encoding pentatricopeptide repeat-containing protein At3g02330, mitochondrial-like: protein MNPTKKLTFSHIFQKCSNLKSLNPGKQAHARMIVTGFVPTIFVSNCLLQFYCKCSNLNYAFNVFDKMPQRDVISWNTMIFGYSGIGNIGFAQFLFDSMPERDVVSWNSLLSCYLQNGIHRKSIDVFVKMRLLNVPHDYSTFAVALKACTGIEDYGLGLQVHCLAIQMGFESDVVTGTALVDMYSTCKKLDHAFRVFVEIPERNSVCWSAVIAGYVRNDRFIEALKLYKAMIKEGMGVSQPTFASAFRSCAGLSAFELGTQLHAYALKTNFGYDSIVGTAILDMYAKCDRMNDARKLFNTFPKPTRQFHNAIIVGYARQDQGVEALEIFRSLRKSYLGFDEISLSGALTACSAIKGYLEGIQLHGLAIKCGLELNICVANTILDMYAKCGALMEACWIFDNMERKDAVSWNAIIAAHEQNEQVEETLSLFVSMLRSTMEPDDFTFGSVVKACAGQQALNYGMEIHGRVIKSGMGLDWFVGSAMIDMYCKCGMLVEAEKIHERLEEKTTVSWNSIISGFSSQKQGENALRYFCQMLQVGVIPDNFTYATVLDICANLATVELGKQIHGQILKLQLHSDVYIASTIVDMYSKCGNMQDSCVMFEKAPKRDYVTWSAMICAYACHGLGEDAIKLFEEMQLLNVKPNHTIFISVLRACAHMGYVDKGLHYFRKMRSHYGLDPQMEHYSCMVDLLGRSGQVNEALKLIESMPFEADDVIWRTLLGICKLQGNVEVAEKAADSLLQLDPQDSSAYVLLSNVYAIAGIWSEVEKIRSFMKNYKLKKEPGCSWIEIRDEVHAFLVGDKAHPRSEEIYQQIHFLVDEMKMKWDGYVPDIDDFLLDEEVEEQDPYEGHKTAMCSVR, encoded by the coding sequence ATGAacccaacaaaaaaattaacattttccCATATTTTCCAAAAATGTTCCAATCTAAAATCTTTGAATCCTGGCAAACAAGCTCATGCTCGGATGATAGTAACTGGTTTTGTTCCCACCATTTTTGTTTCCAACTGTTTACTTCAATTTTATTGTAAATGTTCAAATTTGAATTACGCGTTCAATGTGTTCGATAAAATGCCTCAAAGGGATGTAATTTCTTGGAACACAATGATATTTGGTTATTCAGGAATTGGAAACATTGGATTTGCGCAGTTTTTGTTTGACTCAATGCCGGAGAGAGATGTTGTTTCGTGGAACTCTTTGCTCTCGTGTTATTTACAAAACGGGATTCATCGAAAGTCGATTGATGTTTTTGTTAAGATGAGATTGCTGAATGTTCCGCATGATTATTCTACATTTGCTGTTGCTCTGAAAGCTTGTACTGGTATTGAAGACTATGGTTTAGGACTTCAGGTGCATTGCCTTGCGATTCAGATGGGTTTTGAGAGTGATGTGGTAACTGGTACTGCTCTAGTAGATATGTATTCAACGTGTAAGAAACTAGATCATGCTTTTAGGGTTTTTGTTGAAATTCCGGAAAGAAATTCGGTGTGTTGGAGTGCTGTAATTGCAGGCTATGTTCGAAATGATCGGTTTATTGAGGCATTGAAATTGTATAAGGCTATGATAAAAGAAGGTATGGGGGTGAGTCAACCAACCTTTGCTAGTGCGTTTAGGTCGTGTGCTGGATTATCTGCATTTGAATTAGGCACACAGTTGCATGCTTATGCTCTAAAGACAAATTTCGGATATGATAGTATAGTCGGAACAGCTATATTAGACATGTATGCTAAATGTGACAGAATGAATGATGCTAGAAAGCTGTTTAACACATTCCCTAAACCTACTCGGCAATTTCATAATGCCATTATTGTTGGATATGCACGACAAGATCAAGGTGTTGAAGCTTTAGAGATTTTCCGGTCTTTACGGAAGTCTTATCTTGGCTTCGACGAAATTAGTTTGTCCGGTGCTTTGACTGCCTGTTCGGCTATCAAAGGCTATTTGGAGGGGATTCAACTACATGGATTAGCTATCAAATGTGGATTAGAGCTTAATATCTGTGTTGCGAATACCATTTTAGACATGTATGCAAAATGCGGAGCATTGATGGAAGCTTGTTGGATATTCGATAATATGGAAAGAAAGGATGCTGTGTCTTGGAATGCAATCATTGCTGCTCACGAGCAAAATGAACAAGTAGAAGAAACACTTTCACTTTTTGTTTCAATGCTTAGGTCAACTATGGAACCCGATGATTTTACTTTTGGCAGTGTTGTAAAGGCATGTGCTGGTCAGCAAGCTTTGAACTATGGTATGGAGATACATGGAAGAGTTATTAAGTCTGGTATGGGGTTAGACTGGTTTGTAGGAAGTGCCATGATTGATATGTATTGCAAGTGCGGAATGCTAGTCGAGGCAGAAAAGATCCATGAGAGATTGGAAGAAAAAACTACtgtttcttggaattcaatcaTTTCAGGATTCTCATCACAAAAGCAAGGTGAAAATGCTCTGAGGTATTTTTGTCAGATGCTACAAGTTGGTGTAATACCCGACAACTTCACATATGCTACGGTTCTTGATATTTGTGCTAATTTGGCTACTGTCGAACTTGGAAAGCAGATTCATGGACAAATTTTAAAGCTGCAATTGCATTCAGATGTGTATATAGCCAGCACTATTGTTGATATGTATTCAAAGTGTGGGAATATGCAGGATTCATGCGTAATGTTTGAGAAAGCACCTAAGCGGGATTATGTGACTTGGAGCGCCATGATTTGCGCATATGCATGCCATGGACTTGGAGAAGATGCCATTAAATTATTTGAGGAGATGCAGCTTCTGAATGTGAAACCAAATCATACGATTTTTATTTCAGTCCTCAGAGCTTGTGCACATATGGGTTATGTAGACAAAGGGTTGCATTATTTCCGTAAAATGCGAAGTCACTACGGTTTAGATCCCCAGATGGAACATTATTCTTGTATGGTAGATCTACTAGGAAGGTCAGGACAAGTAAATGAAGCTTTGAAGCTTATTGAAAGCATGCCTTTTGAAGCCGATGATGTAATATGGAGAACTTTACTTGGTATTTGCAAGTTGCAAGGGAATGTCGAAGTTGCAGAAAAAGCAGCGGATTCTTTATTACAGTTAGACCCTCAAGATTCTTCTGCTTACGTTCTTTTGTCAAATGTATATGCTATTGCAGGAATTTGGAGCGAGGTTGAGAAAATAAGAAGTTTCATGAAGAATTATAAATTAAAGAAGGAACCAGGATGTAGCTGGATTGAGATAAGAGACGAGGTGCATGCGTTTCTTGTTGGAGACAAGGCACATCCAAGATCTGAGGAGATATATCAGCAAATTCATTTCCTTGTAGATGAGATGAAGATGAAGTGGGATGGATATGTTCCTGATATTGATGATTTCCTGCTTGATGAAGAAGTGGAAGAACAAGATCCTTATGAGGGGCACAAAACCGCCATGTGTAGTGTGAGATAA